In the genome of Microaerobacter geothermalis, one region contains:
- a CDS encoding SDR family oxidoreductase, with product MKRDNMKGKVIIITGASSGIGRATAVSLAKEGCILVLAARRTEELYNTLQLVKENGGTGITVPTDVRDENDVRQMIEKTIQQFERLDVLINNAGFGKFAMLSDTELQDFEEMMNVNYMGTVRCTKHALPYLLKQRSGHIINVASIAGKVGTAKSTGYSATKHAVLGFTSSLRQELSGTGIHVSAVNPGPIDTPFFSISDPEGTYKNRIKPFLIKPEAVAKKIVRLIKFPKREVNIPVPMAIGAILYQLAPGFFEKIAGNIINKK from the coding sequence ATGAAAAGAGACAACATGAAAGGAAAAGTGATCATCATTACCGGAGCATCCAGCGGAATCGGCAGAGCCACAGCCGTTTCATTGGCAAAAGAGGGTTGCATCCTCGTATTGGCCGCCAGAAGAACAGAAGAATTGTACAACACCTTACAACTGGTTAAAGAAAATGGGGGAACAGGGATCACTGTTCCCACCGATGTAAGAGATGAAAATGATGTTCGACAGATGATAGAGAAAACCATTCAACAATTTGAAAGACTTGATGTATTGATAAATAATGCGGGTTTTGGAAAGTTTGCCATGTTGTCAGACACTGAACTTCAAGATTTTGAGGAGATGATGAATGTCAACTATATGGGAACCGTACGCTGTACCAAGCATGCTCTTCCCTATCTGTTGAAACAACGGAGTGGCCATATTATTAACGTGGCTTCCATTGCCGGAAAAGTGGGAACTGCCAAATCAACCGGATATTCCGCAACCAAACATGCCGTTTTGGGCTTTACCAGTAGTCTGAGACAGGAGCTGTCGGGTACGGGAATCCATGTATCGGCCGTCAATCCCGGTCCCATTGATACTCCTTTCTTTTCTATCTCTGACCCAGAAGGAACCTATAAGAACAGAATAAAACCCTTTCTTATTAAACCGGAAGCTGTTGCCAAAAAAATCGTTCGATTGATCAAATTCCCGAAAAGGGAGGTAAATATTCCTGTTCCAATGGCCATCGGCGCTATTCTTTATCAACTGGCTCCCGGGTTTTTTGAAAAAATCGCCGGAAACATCATCAATAAGAAGTAG
- a CDS encoding FAD-dependent oxidoreductase, translating into MAEKFDVIVVGAGPAGTSCAYTLAKAGVNVLLIERGEYPGAKNVMGGVLYRKQMEELIPGFYKEAPVERPVVEQRFWMLGEKSAVTMGYKGLEWGEEPYNNFTVLRAKFDQWFASKAVEAGALLINETVVKECIVEDGRVVGVRTDRPDGDVYADVVVLADGVNSLLAKSLGFHKEFKPSQVALAVMEVLNLPASKIEDRFNLEPNQGCTIELFGDATKGMVGTAFIYTNKESINIGVGATLSSLIKSKLRPYDLLDYVKNHPVIRPLVNGGEPQEYAAHLIPEGGYHAMPKLVGHGVVVVGDAGQMVNSIHREGSNMAMTSGRLAAETILLAREANDFSENMLDSYRVRLMDSFVGKDLKKYKDATHTFEENPQYFKEYIPMLNKAASEMFTVDGTPKRDKQKKILQMVSQRRGTFKALSDIYRAWKVMK; encoded by the coding sequence ATGGCTGAGAAGTTTGATGTCATCGTTGTGGGTGCTGGTCCGGCAGGTACTTCCTGTGCCTATACTTTGGCAAAAGCAGGGGTTAACGTTCTTCTCATTGAAAGAGGGGAATACCCGGGAGCCAAGAACGTGATGGGTGGCGTACTGTACCGGAAACAGATGGAGGAATTAATTCCTGGTTTTTACAAGGAAGCTCCTGTAGAACGTCCCGTTGTGGAACAGCGCTTCTGGATGCTGGGAGAGAAATCTGCCGTAACCATGGGATATAAGGGATTGGAATGGGGAGAAGAGCCATACAATAATTTTACCGTGTTGCGCGCGAAATTTGATCAGTGGTTTGCCAGCAAAGCCGTGGAAGCCGGAGCCCTTCTAATAAATGAAACCGTTGTGAAGGAGTGTATTGTGGAAGATGGTCGGGTCGTGGGAGTTCGCACGGACCGTCCAGATGGCGATGTGTATGCTGACGTTGTGGTTTTAGCCGATGGAGTAAACTCTTTATTGGCCAAATCCCTTGGATTCCACAAGGAATTTAAACCATCCCAAGTTGCATTGGCTGTGATGGAAGTATTAAATCTGCCTGCTTCCAAAATTGAAGACCGCTTTAATCTAGAGCCTAACCAAGGCTGCACCATCGAATTATTTGGTGATGCAACAAAGGGAATGGTAGGTACGGCATTTATTTACACCAATAAGGAGAGCATTAATATCGGAGTTGGGGCTACTTTGTCCAGTTTGATTAAATCAAAACTTCGCCCCTATGACCTGTTGGATTATGTCAAGAACCATCCTGTAATTCGTCCGCTGGTCAATGGAGGCGAGCCCCAGGAATATGCGGCACACTTGATCCCAGAGGGTGGATATCATGCGATGCCCAAGTTGGTAGGACACGGAGTCGTGGTTGTAGGGGATGCCGGTCAGATGGTTAATTCCATCCATCGTGAAGGATCTAACATGGCAATGACTTCCGGCCGCTTGGCTGCCGAAACGATTCTTTTGGCCAGGGAAGCCAATGATTTTTCAGAAAATATGCTGGATAGCTATCGGGTAAGACTCATGGACAGCTTTGTAGGAAAAGACTTGAAGAAGTATAAAGATGCGACCCATACCTTTGAAGAAAATCCGCAGTATTTCAAGGAATATATCCCCATGCTAAATAAAGCAGCCAGCGAAATGTTTACCGTTGACGGAACACCGAAGAGGGACAAACAGAAGAAGATTTTGCAAATGGTAAGTCAACGGCGGGGCACATTTAAAGCCCTTTCCGATATCTATCGAGCATGGAAGGTGATGAAATAA
- a CDS encoding ferredoxin family protein, translating to MEGDEIMSAIPLKKADIEAKQYLVRFNADTKSHLTVLDHDVCLTQCPDKLCTLFCPGEVYKWEGTRMAVGFEGCHECGSCRIGCPHENIKWEYPKGGKGIVFRLA from the coding sequence ATGGAAGGTGATGAAATAATGAGCGCAATTCCTTTGAAAAAGGCGGATATAGAGGCGAAACAGTATTTGGTTCGGTTTAATGCAGACACAAAGTCTCATTTGACGGTGTTGGATCATGATGTGTGTTTAACCCAATGTCCAGATAAACTATGTACTCTTTTTTGCCCGGGAGAAGTGTATAAATGGGAAGGAACAAGAATGGCCGTTGGGTTTGAAGGATGCCATGAATGTGGAAGCTGCCGGATTGGATGTCCACATGAAAATATTAAATGGGAATATCCGAAGGGCGGAAAAGGGATCGTATTCCGTTTGGCGTAA